A genomic segment from Luteolibacter ambystomatis encodes:
- a CDS encoding protein-tyrosine phosphatase family protein: MTVEHYTIVPGKLFAGEYPGSSDPAIASTRLASLVDEGVRTFLDLTPVEDPLEPYEERLADLMPGLRYFRHPIPDMGVPHSPMVMRGILDRIADETAAGNPVYFHCWGGIGRTGTVAGCWFREQGLGPDEALATVQQLYSALPKVRRHPTSPQTPVQFDYVRRWKK, from the coding sequence ATGACCGTCGAGCACTACACCATCGTTCCCGGCAAACTCTTCGCCGGTGAGTATCCAGGGAGTTCCGACCCCGCGATTGCTTCCACCCGTCTGGCCAGTCTGGTGGACGAAGGCGTTCGAACGTTTCTCGATCTGACACCCGTCGAGGATCCGCTGGAGCCCTATGAGGAGCGCCTGGCGGACCTCATGCCCGGCCTGCGCTATTTCCGTCATCCGATTCCGGACATGGGCGTGCCACATTCACCCATGGTGATGCGTGGCATCCTGGATCGCATCGCGGATGAAACGGCGGCCGGAAATCCGGTATACTTCCATTGTTGGGGCGGCATCGGCAGAACCGGCACGGTCGCCGGTTGCTGGTTCCGCGAACAAGGACTGGGGCCGGATGAAGCACTGGCCACCGTGCAGCAGCTCTACTCCGCCCTGCCGAAAGTGCGGCGCCATCCGACATCCCCACAAACGCCGGTGCAGTTCGACTACGTCCGGCGCTGGAAGAAGTAG
- the rbfA gene encoding 30S ribosome-binding factor RbfA, with product MSKRLDRVNELLRREISAVVQKDYEWNGRLVTVNDVEVTQDLKEGKVWIGVLGGSHEPVIEKLNNDHGAIQSKIMKRIVLKSTPVLRFRFDGSAERGVDIVNLLQEVDKLPKAKDEPTEEA from the coding sequence ATGTCCAAGCGCCTCGACCGAGTGAATGAACTGCTCCGCCGCGAAATCAGCGCGGTGGTCCAGAAAGACTACGAATGGAACGGCAGGCTCGTGACCGTGAACGACGTCGAGGTCACCCAGGATCTCAAGGAAGGCAAGGTCTGGATCGGCGTGCTCGGCGGCAGCCATGAGCCGGTGATCGAAAAGCTCAACAACGACCACGGCGCGATCCAATCGAAGATCATGAAGCGCATCGTGCTGAAATCCACGCCGGTGCTGCGCTTCCGCTTCGATGGGTCCGCCGAGCGCGGCGTGGACATCGTCAATCTCCTGCAGGAAGTGGACAAGCTGCCGAAGGCGAAGGACGAGCCGACGGAAGAGGCCTGA